One window of Candidatus Regiella endosymbiont of Tuberolachnus salignus genomic DNA carries:
- a CDS encoding helix-turn-helix transcriptional regulator → MWNKQLTWLCLSMVNFGKNLANIRKSRQLTQLALANLLDIQPRMIGRWEQGQAKPQFDYIIKLSQILEVSIDHLLLGEEGQSSPIFDIKNKRLKELCKQTDLLKQEDQEVICHFLDMAVRHDKLREIIDKRRL, encoded by the coding sequence ATGTGGAACAAACAACTAACTTGGCTATGTTTGTCTATGGTGAACTTCGGTAAAAACCTCGCTAATATCCGTAAATCAAGGCAGCTAACTCAATTAGCTCTGGCTAACCTATTGGATATTCAACCCCGTATGATAGGACGGTGGGAGCAGGGACAAGCCAAACCCCAATTCGATTACATCATTAAATTGTCACAAATACTTGAAGTCAGCATTGACCATTTATTACTGGGTGAGGAAGGGCAATCAAGTCCTATCTTTGACATTAAAAACAAGCGGTTAAAAGAATTATGTAAACAAACTGATTTACTTAAACAGGAAGATCAGGAGGTTATCTGCCATTTTTTAGATATGGCGGTTAGACACGATAAGCTCAGAGAGATAATAGATAAACGAAGATTATAA
- a CDS encoding SymE family type I addiction module toxin, translating into MAKANSTSETATTQARRYTVGYIRDQRKFNPSPSITLKGHWMTEFGFNTGQKIEVITQQGQLLIRLANEG; encoded by the coding sequence ATGGCTAAAGCAAATTCTACGTCAGAAACCGCCACAACCCAAGCCCGCCGTTATACCGTGGGCTATATCCGTGACCAGCGGAAATTTAACCCCTCGCCGTCCATTACCCTGAAGGGGCACTGGATGACAGAGTTTGGTTTCAACACCGGACAGAAGATCGAGGTGATCACCCAACAGGGGCAGCTGCTCATCCGGCTGGCGAATGAGGGGTAA